In Rutidosis leptorrhynchoides isolate AG116_Rl617_1_P2 chromosome 2, CSIRO_AGI_Rlap_v1, whole genome shotgun sequence, one genomic interval encodes:
- the LOC139889083 gene encoding uncharacterized protein: protein MFGDEGEVSTTMISKLDFGNPLYLHASDISSTPLINFKLKGTENYKSWACAMELALQTKNKLDFINGTLEKYEEDEVLSNQWERCNAVVLSWILGCISDELYYGQIYSKLASVVWEELKETYDKVDGSVLFNLEQKISLLTQNGTPVSDYYHKLNSLWKQYDILCKLPSCQCDADKKR from the coding sequence ATGTTTGGGGATGAGGGTGAAGTATCTACTACCATGATAAGTAAATTGGATTTTGGTAATCCTCTTTACCTACATGCTAGTGATATTAGCAGTACACCTTTAATCAATTTTAAACTCAAAGGAACAGAAAATTATAAATCATGGGCTTGTGCTATGGAATTGGCTTTACAAACTAAGAATAAACTTGATTTTATAAATGGAACTCTTGAAAAATATGAAGAAGATGAGGTTCTTTCAAATCAATGGGAAAGGTGTAATGCTGTGGTTTTATCTTGGATCTTAGGTTGTATTTCTGATGAATTGTATTATGGTCAAATCTATTCAAAGTTGGCTTCTGTGGTTTGGGAGGAATTAAAAGAAACTTATGATAAAGTGGATGGTTCTGTTCTGTTTAATCTTGAACAAAAAATTTCATTGTTAACTCAAAATGGTACTCCTGTATCAGATTATTATCATAAATTGAACTCACTATGGAAACAATATGATATTCTGTGTAAATTACCCTCATGTCAATGTGATGCTGATAAAAAGAGATAG